CGTACCGCAGGGATATTCTCTGCCGCAACCATGGTTGACTATCCGCAATCGCCTTTCTAAACGGGCCGCGCCTTGACGGGTGCAGCCGCAAGCGCCATGCCGCCTCACACGGATTGTCAAATCCGGATGGAGGATTGCCATGGCAGCGGACGCACCCGGACAGGACCCGGCGGGGGAGGACGCGCGAATTTCTTCTTTGGAAGAAAGGATTGCGCGGGCCGAACATGTCGAAAAGGTCAGGCAAGGGGCTACGGAGCAGCAGGCGGATGATGGATCACGCCTGGGCAACCGGGTTCTGGCTGAACTGATCGGGGGTCTTGTCGGCGGTGCGTTGATTGGCTGGGTTCTCGACCGGCTGCTCGGCACATCCCCATGGCTCCTGCTTGTCTTCCTCGGTCTTGGGATCGTGGCGGCGTTCAGGAACATCATCAGATTGACGACGACGAAGCGTCCCGACCAATAGGGGCGCTTTCTTCTTAGTCCGACGACAAGGCGTTACAGGGGTCAACGTGGCAGAATCCGGCAAAATCGATCCGATGCACCAGTTTGCGATCGAACCGCTGTTCGGGACGGATCATCTGTCGATCGGCGGCTTCAACATCGCCTTCACCAACAGCGCGCTCTATATGGTGCTCGCCGCTGTGGTGCTGTGGATCTTCGTGATCGGCGGCATGAAGCGCGAACTGATCCCCGGCCGGTGGCAGATGGCGGTCGAATATTTCACCGGCTTCATCAAGAATCTGCTGATCGCCAATGTGGGTGAGGGTGGCAAGAAGTACATCCCCTACGTCTTCTCGCTCTTCATGTTCATCCTGCTGGCGAACCTGCTGGGATTGCTGCCGCTGGGTCTGTTCGGGCTTCACCCCTTCACCTTCACCAGCCATTTCACCGCGACCGGCGTGCTCGCCATCATGAGCTTCTCGATCGTGCTGATCGTCGGTTTCTGGAAACATGGTTTCCACTTCTTCTCGCTGTTCGTGCCGCATGGCACGCCGATCGCGATGGTGGTGCCGCTCTTCTTCATCGAACTCGTCTCCTTCATGGTGCGTCCGTTCAGCCTGGGCCTGCGACTGTTCGTCGCGATGACCGCTGGCCACGTCCTGCTGAAGGTGCTTGCGGGTTTCGTCATCAACAGCGCCAACGCTTCGCCAGCGCTGGGCCTGACCGTGGGCACCGCCAGCTTCGTCCTGATGATCGGCATCAGCGCGCTGGAAATGCTGGTCGCGGTCATCCAGGCTTATGTGTTCGCGCTGCTGACCTCGGTCTATCTCAACGATGCCGAGAATCTGCACTGAGTTTCGACTAATTTCTTCAACGTTTAGACTGATTTAACAAGGGAGTTTACGACATGGACGCAGAAGCCGCAAAGCTGCTCGGTGCTGGCCTGGCCGCGATCGGTGCGGGCATCGCCGCCCTCGGTGTGGGTAACGTGTTCAGCGCGTTCCTGGAAGGCGCGCTGCGCAATCCGGGCGCTGCCGACGGCCAGCAGGGCCGCCTGTTCATCGGTTTCGCCGCGGCGGAACTTCTGGGTCTGCTGGCGTTCGTTATCGCCATGATCCTGGTGTTCGTGGCCTGACACACGAATTGGAGTGGGCGGGGCGGTTCAATCGCCGGCCTCGCCCGCTTCCCTTATTGACCGCCCTCTGATCGGACGGACCGAAAAATGCCTCAAATCGCGCAAATCGCCGATACCTATGCCAGCCAGATTTTCTGGTTGCTGCTGACGTTCGGCTTCGTCTTCTTCGTCATTGGCCTCGGCATGGTGCCCAAGGTCCAGGGCACGGCGGACGCGCGCGACGCGAAGATCAGTGGTGATCTGGACGCCGCCAAGGCGGCCTTCGCCCGCGCCGATGAAGCGGAAGCGGACTATCGCGTCCGTGACGCCGAAAACCGTGCCGCCGCTCAGGCGGTGATGGCCAAGGCGAAATCGGAAGCGGCCAAGTCTTCGGAAACGAAGCTCGCTGCCGCTGACGCCGAAGTGGCGGGCAAGATCGCCGCGGCGGAAGCACGCATCAAGGCCGCGAGCGAAGCGGCCCTGGCAGAAATCGAAACCGTCGCCGCCGATGCGGCGCGCGACATGGTGGCGCGCATCTCCGGCGTCGAAGCGTCGGATGAAGCGGCCCGCAACGCAGTAAAGGCGGCACTGGCCCATGGCTGAGGCAGCAGCACAGCATAGCGCAGCGGACGTCCCGCATCTGAATCAGGCGATCCACGCCGAAGGGTTGGAGCCGGTGGGCACCGTCGCGCATGAAGGCGTCGAACCGCACACCGATCCCAAGGCCGTCGGCATGGACGCGACCGCCTGGGTCAGTCTGGCGATGGCGGTGTTCATTGTCATCCTGCTGGTCAAGAAAGTGCCTGCCCTGATCGGCGGCGTGCTGGACGGCCGGATCGCGCAGATCAAGGAACAACTGGCCGAAGCCTCGAAGCTCCGCGCCGAGGCCGAAGCGCTCAAGGGCGAATATGAAGCGAAGCTGGCCGCCGCGGCTGGCGAGGCGGACGCGATGCGCAAGGCCGCCGAGCATGAGGCCGAAGGGCTGATTGCCGACGCCAAGATCAATGCCGAAGCATTGGTCGTCCGTCGCCAGAAAATGGCCGAGGACAAGATCGGCGCCGCCGAGCGTACTGCCATCGCCGGCATCCGCGCCAAGGCGGTAAGCGCGGCCACCGCCGCCGCTGCAACCCTGATCGCCCAGGGCCATGACGCCAAGGCGGACAAGGACCTGGTCGATGACGCGATCAAGGGGTTGGGCACGATCAACTGATCGGCTTGAACAGAATGTAGAAAAAGGGCCGGTGCGGACGACGCAGCGGCTTTTTTCGTTGGGGATCACGGCGTTTGCAAACCCGTATTCTTAAAAGATCCTCCCCTGGCAGGGGAGGTGGCGCGCGCGAAGCGCGTGACGGAAGGGTGTCACCCTCACGATAGCGGGACACCCCTCCACCACTTCGTGGTCCACCAAATTGCATTGATGAGAACTCATGCCGGCCTGTTCCCAGGCGAAAGCCGGGGCCCAGTTCCACGGTTCGAACTGGACCCCGGCTTTCGCCGGGGAACAGCAATCGGTCGATCTTGATGAGTCATTCTCTACGCAGCCGGGTATTACAGGGGAGGATGCGCGTACGAATGCCATCCCCGCCACCTCTGGCTTGGCCCATGTCTCCGCCACCGGGTTTCAATGTAGGATTTTCTCTGGTCTATCCTGCCCGATGGAACAGCACACCCCTAGCCTGACGCCTGTCTTTCCCCTGCCATCCGATCGGCGCTGTCCTGTCGCGCCAGAGGCGCGCGGGTGTCGCTCAACTGTCGCGTCGGTGTCGCCTCACTATCGCTTTTCTAGCGCATTTCCGTCGCAACTGGCGGAAAATGGCCGACGACGCTGTGAACTTCGTAGGAAAATGATCTGTATCAATTCCCGCGCGTCGGAAAGCCTGTCCGTACCTGCGTCAGGCTGTGACGCGGTCGAGATAAGGGAGACGATCGGTCAGGACCGGGGGCAGGCCATTGACGATCAGCGCACGGGCATGGTGCCAGAGAGCGGAGAGCAACAGCAGCGCCGATCCGATGACCAGGCTGGTGAGCGCCCAGGACAGTTCCACCGCGCCTGCCTGCTTGAACAAAGCGTAAAGGGCGAAGAGCACATAGGCGAGGCTGGACACCAGCAGCGCACGCCGGTCGATCGCCAGGGCCACCAGTCCAAAGGCGACGTAGAGTGCGATCACCAGCACTGCCCGTCCAGCGCCGATCTCGTCGCCGTCGAGTACGCCCAGTAGATGGAAGAGCGAATGGGCAATCATCGGCGCGGCGGCAAGGTGCAGCCAGAAAGCGACGTCCGACCGGCGGGTGATCCGCGCCCGATCGCTCATGTCCCAGTGCATGGCAAGAAGGAAGATGGCGACGCCCGCAGCCAGCAACAGCAGGAAGGGCAGGGTTTTATTATCGGGAAAAGCAGCGATGATGAGGCCCGCGACGACGCCTACCGCCGCGGTGGCGCCGGCCGCAACGGTGATCGCCACCTTGAAACGCTGCCAGTGCGCCCAGGCGACAAGGGTGTTTATGGCGGCGACGCCGGACAGGATCAGCGCGGCCTCGCTGTCCCCCGCGCGCGGGAATATCTGCGCGGCCAGCGTGCCCGACGCGAAGGCGATGCCGCCGACGAAGCCGCAGAGCAGCAGAATGGAGGGCAGGGCCATGCGTCGTTGACGGGTGAAATATTCGGCCAGACCCCAACTAGCCGCTGCGATCAGGACGCCGGACATGAAGACCGGTTGATGGTGATCGGGCACGCCGAATCGCAGGCTGTCGCCGAGCCAGCCAAGCGCCACGAGCAGGATCACGCTGGCGATCGCCACGAAGATATCGTTGAATCCGGTCAGCAGCCGGAAATGTTCTTCATCGACCACCGGGGTAGCGCGCAGTTGCGCCACATGGTCGCGCAACGCCTGCGCGGCCTGGGGCGTCATTGCGCCGGCCGCTACGGCATCCTGTAGATCGCTCTCGCTATACATCGGTCCTGCTCCTGGGACGTTCCTGTGCCGCGATGATATCATCACTGTATTATATCATCAATACAGTTATTTTGGCCTTTTTCCGTGGTCGCAGCGGTGTTAGCGCGAAGAGAACCACAAGAGAGGACGCCCGTTCATGACCCTGCCGCCGCTGCTCCATGACCGCTTGTCGCTGCCGCTGATCGGGTCGCCGATGTTCATCATATCGCAGCCTGATCTGGTCATTGCGCAATGCCGCAGCGGCATCGTTGGTGCTTTTCCTTCGCTCAATGCGCGGCCATCGGGTCTGTTTGAGGCGTGGTTGCGGCAACTGGGCGATACGTTGACGGAAAAGGATGCGCCCTTCGCCGTCAACCTGATCGTTCATCGCTCCAATACGCGGCTGGAGGAGGATCTGAAGCTCTGCGTCCAGTATCGGGTGCCGATCGTGATCACCTCGCTCGGCGCGCGGGAGGATGTGAACCAGGCGATCCATAGCTATGGCGGCATCGTCCTGCACGACGTCATTACCAATGTTTTTGCGAGGAAGGCGATCGAGAAGGGCGCGGACGGCCTGATCGCGGTCGCGGCGGGGGCAGGCGGTCATGCCGGGACGCTGTCGCCCTTCGCCCTGATCCAGGAAATCCGCCAATGGTTCGACGGGCCGCTGGCGCTGTCGGGCGCGATCGCCACGGGACAGGCGATCGCTGCGGCGCGGATGATGGGTGCGGACCTCGCCTATATGGGGTCGCCCTTCATCGCCACGACCGAAGCCAATGCCGATACCGCCTACAAGCGGATGATCGTCGACAGCAGCGCGGGCGATATCGTCTATTCGGACGTATTCACCGGTGTTCACGGCAATTATCTGCGGCCCAGCATCGTTGCGTCGGGGCTTGACCCGGACAGCCTGCCGGAGGCGAAGGACATGGATTTCGCGTCATTGACCGGCGGCGAGAAGAAGGCGTGGCGCGATGTCTGGGGCGCGGGCCAAGGGATCGGCGCGATCGGCAAGGTACAGCCGGCCGCAGATTTCATTGCCCAGTTGAAGGCCGAATATCAGGCGGCCGTCACGGGGTTCGCCGCCTGACGCTGGCGTCGGCGCCGGAAATGGCTTCCTCCTGAAGGAAGAGGTGC
This genomic stretch from Sphingobium sp. BYY-5 harbors:
- a CDS encoding AtpZ/AtpI family protein, with protein sequence MAADAPGQDPAGEDARISSLEERIARAEHVEKVRQGATEQQADDGSRLGNRVLAELIGGLVGGALIGWVLDRLLGTSPWLLLVFLGLGIVAAFRNIIRLTTTKRPDQ
- a CDS encoding F0F1 ATP synthase subunit A, which encodes MAESGKIDPMHQFAIEPLFGTDHLSIGGFNIAFTNSALYMVLAAVVLWIFVIGGMKRELIPGRWQMAVEYFTGFIKNLLIANVGEGGKKYIPYVFSLFMFILLANLLGLLPLGLFGLHPFTFTSHFTATGVLAIMSFSIVLIVGFWKHGFHFFSLFVPHGTPIAMVVPLFFIELVSFMVRPFSLGLRLFVAMTAGHVLLKVLAGFVINSANASPALGLTVGTASFVLMIGISALEMLVAVIQAYVFALLTSVYLNDAENLH
- a CDS encoding F0F1 ATP synthase subunit C, with product MDAEAAKLLGAGLAAIGAGIAALGVGNVFSAFLEGALRNPGAADGQQGRLFIGFAAAELLGLLAFVIAMILVFVA
- a CDS encoding ATPase, producing the protein MPQIAQIADTYASQIFWLLLTFGFVFFVIGLGMVPKVQGTADARDAKISGDLDAAKAAFARADEAEADYRVRDAENRAAAQAVMAKAKSEAAKSSETKLAAADAEVAGKIAAAEARIKAASEAALAEIETVAADAARDMVARISGVEASDEAARNAVKAALAHG
- a CDS encoding F0F1 ATP synthase subunit B, producing the protein MAEAAAQHSAADVPHLNQAIHAEGLEPVGTVAHEGVEPHTDPKAVGMDATAWVSLAMAVFIVILLVKKVPALIGGVLDGRIAQIKEQLAEASKLRAEAEALKGEYEAKLAAAAGEADAMRKAAEHEAEGLIADAKINAEALVVRRQKMAEDKIGAAERTAIAGIRAKAVSAATAAAATLIAQGHDAKADKDLVDDAIKGLGTIN
- a CDS encoding nitronate monooxygenase family protein, encoding MTLPPLLHDRLSLPLIGSPMFIISQPDLVIAQCRSGIVGAFPSLNARPSGLFEAWLRQLGDTLTEKDAPFAVNLIVHRSNTRLEEDLKLCVQYRVPIVITSLGAREDVNQAIHSYGGIVLHDVITNVFARKAIEKGADGLIAVAAGAGGHAGTLSPFALIQEIRQWFDGPLALSGAIATGQAIAAARMMGADLAYMGSPFIATTEANADTAYKRMIVDSSAGDIVYSDVFTGVHGNYLRPSIVASGLDPDSLPEAKDMDFASLTGGEKKAWRDVWGAGQGIGAIGKVQPAADFIAQLKAEYQAAVTGFAA